In Mesotoga infera, the following proteins share a genomic window:
- a CDS encoding ATP-dependent carboxylate-amine ligase, which translates to MFDGTKRKLMERILWCPESTSPTYDDPGKFHYEEVKIDWPDEIKRPFVGLTQDCNAVTYWTKYASFLEKNGFPYSIYEYRRSDWIERASKFDLIIWSPK; encoded by the coding sequence TTGTTTGATGGAACAAAGAGGAAATTGATGGAGAGGATTCTCTGGTGTCCAGAGTCTACTAGTCCGACCTATGATGATCCAGGGAAATTCCATTACGAGGAAGTGAAAATCGATTGGCCTGACGAGATAAAGAGACCTTTTGTAGGACTGACTCAAGACTGCAATGCTGTTACCTACTGGACAAAGTACGCGTCCTTTTTGGAGAAGAATGGATTTCCCTATTCCATTTATGAATATCGCAGATCTGACTGGATTGAGAGGGCTTCGAAATTCGATTTGATAATCTGGTCGCCAAAAG